Proteins co-encoded in one Gracilimonas sediminicola genomic window:
- a CDS encoding invasin domain 3-containing protein — protein MRKISLLLCTALFVTLLINSCKSSDDEGVIIQGQVTHEQTREPVMDALVQITDPGEFSNTFTRTDSTGQYSLGALEILEITDLSITASAPNFTEVNRTLKVTPKDQITGFNFELPADQSGDGDDGDDDGPSGPSGGAAAIQLAELSSETINIAATGANTSSTITFEVQDSSGNSIDLVNAIDVEFSIVSGPGGGEEIAPLTVTTDAQGKASATLKSGNTAGVVKVQARIERTVQKFSPLASVSNKNLSSSTNSLDDLNNTTPSMDNNKVARKVISEQVVITSEPVAITIHGGFPDANYFSISTSSLNYEYVQGLQVPISVLVGDEFSNPVTPGTAVYFNATNGVIAGSAEGHTDEEGKATVNLNPDGTGSTTVTATTVDKNDQEIQQSLGLLFSSSKANIVATDEISLNPGESTSIDYTVTDRNGNPMAAGTSIQVSTEGSITLSGTTSTTLGDELSGGNGITSFSFNASVGEDFSGTQNISIDVTSPSGVTSTDNIVISSTGGVVAGDPEAPASMELVSLANETINIAESGGLTNTAFTFQVQDSAGRSLNSESAVDVSFSILSNPGGASITPTTARTDAQGRVTSNLNAGNTAGVVQIQAQVDGTSILSKPVAVTIHGGFPTASNFSLSSSNFNYELSDELRVPVNALLGDEFSNPVKPGTAVYFETDNGVITGSSENHTNDDGEASVSLNPADYGTGTVTATTVDKDNTEIPATIDFLFTTSKADITTDFNDTEIVLAAGDNQTVDFTVTDKNGNPMAAGTSVNVTSETNALSLSGNTSQTIEDALTGGNGITDFSFNINANQSFDGSANVVIKVTSPTGVITNRALVVATTGGVVAGDPEEPASMELISLSNETINIAESGGTTNSTFTFQVQDSAGRALNSQSAVDVQFSILSNPGGASITPTTVTTDAQGRATSNLNAGNTAGVVQIQAQVVGTSIISKPVSVTIHGGFPDANHFTLEPLTVTNIEGFDRNGAAITYKVRAGDEFSNPVKPGTAVYFETTGGVIDGSGNGHTDETGYTEVTLYAGNPRPGNGQGLVTAKTTDADGNEISQTSPFIFSTSKANITPDITELELGPDESFDIGYEVIDLNGNPMPAGTTIEVVTGGNGGVNLTGVTSYTMPNELTAGQGTTEFSFTATAASNFSKSETIYITATSPSGTVTTNSELTIYGTGGGVSGTPSAPAAIVLENVQRNTINIKETGGIVNSSLTFQVQDSAGRPLDLDGPVDVEFEIIQGPGGGEGVLPAVATTNSTGRVTTNVFSGNTAGVLQIQARIEPPFAPSTIRSNPVAITIHGGFPDLAHFSIAPTTKNIEGFNINGTTTTLEVIVGDKFSNPVKPGTAVYFETTGGVIEGSAVDHTNELGRASVTLQSGNPRGPLNDGDLTVTARTIDENSQFITQTAPLVFSTSAANISTPDAMPFDTLAPGGGATFDYVVQDLNGNPMPAGTEIQIDGGDGIEVTGDANFTLGDHINPGPGATQFQFSIRDTDEDSSAPADITLQIRVITPSGNVTTFSGIYGVRRLENNGGTPVNTN, from the coding sequence ATGCGTAAAATATCTCTACTTCTTTGCACGGCTTTATTCGTAACCCTTCTGATCAACTCTTGTAAATCATCCGATGATGAAGGGGTCATCATTCAGGGACAGGTCACTCACGAACAAACACGTGAACCTGTTATGGATGCTTTGGTCCAGATTACTGATCCCGGGGAGTTTAGTAATACCTTTACCCGAACCGACAGTACAGGCCAATATTCTCTGGGGGCTCTGGAAATTTTAGAAATTACAGACCTTAGCATTACAGCTTCTGCACCAAATTTCACCGAAGTAAACAGAACTTTAAAAGTGACTCCAAAAGATCAAATCACCGGGTTTAATTTTGAATTACCCGCGGATCAAAGTGGAGATGGTGATGATGGTGACGATGATGGACCTTCCGGCCCCTCTGGTGGTGCTGCTGCAATTCAATTAGCAGAACTTAGCTCAGAAACGATTAATATTGCTGCTACAGGCGCAAATACAAGCAGTACCATTACCTTTGAAGTGCAGGATTCTTCCGGCAACAGTATAGATCTTGTTAACGCTATTGATGTAGAGTTTTCTATTGTTTCTGGTCCGGGCGGTGGAGAAGAAATCGCACCTTTAACGGTAACCACAGATGCCCAGGGTAAAGCCAGTGCTACTTTAAAAAGTGGTAATACCGCTGGAGTAGTTAAAGTACAGGCAAGAATTGAACGAACCGTTCAAAAGTTCTCCCCCTTAGCCAGTGTATCAAATAAAAACTTGAGCTCAAGTACAAATTCTCTTGATGATTTAAATAATACCACCCCTTCCATGGACAACAATAAGGTTGCCAGGAAGGTAATCAGTGAGCAAGTAGTCATTACTTCCGAACCCGTAGCAATTACTATTCATGGTGGATTTCCTGATGCAAATTATTTTTCAATTTCCACTTCCAGTTTAAACTATGAGTATGTACAGGGGCTTCAGGTACCGATCTCTGTGCTTGTTGGTGATGAATTCAGTAACCCCGTTACTCCCGGAACTGCGGTATATTTTAATGCCACAAATGGAGTTATTGCCGGATCAGCGGAAGGTCATACTGACGAGGAAGGTAAAGCCACAGTGAACCTGAATCCCGATGGAACAGGAAGTACAACTGTTACAGCTACAACGGTGGATAAAAATGATCAGGAGATTCAACAAAGCCTTGGTTTATTATTTTCAAGTTCTAAAGCAAATATAGTAGCTACTGATGAAATTTCTTTAAATCCCGGAGAGAGTACCAGCATTGACTATACTGTGACTGACAGAAATGGTAACCCTATGGCTGCGGGTACTTCTATTCAGGTATCAACAGAAGGTTCTATTACTCTAAGTGGAACAACTTCTACTACATTAGGTGATGAACTTAGTGGGGGTAACGGAATCACTTCTTTCAGTTTTAATGCCTCTGTTGGAGAAGATTTTAGCGGAACACAAAATATTTCAATAGATGTAACCTCACCATCCGGGGTAACAAGTACAGATAATATAGTAATCAGCTCTACAGGTGGAGTAGTTGCAGGTGACCCTGAAGCTCCGGCTTCAATGGAACTGGTCTCATTGGCGAACGAAACTATTAACATTGCTGAATCCGGTGGATTAACAAACACCGCTTTTACTTTTCAAGTACAAGATTCAGCCGGTCGATCTTTAAATTCTGAAAGTGCCGTAGATGTATCTTTCTCCATACTTTCTAACCCCGGGGGAGCAAGCATTACCCCAACAACTGCAAGAACAGATGCCCAAGGGCGTGTAACCTCTAACCTTAATGCTGGAAATACCGCCGGTGTGGTCCAAATTCAGGCGCAAGTGGATGGAACCAGCATTCTTTCAAAACCGGTAGCTGTAACTATCCATGGAGGTTTTCCAACAGCAAGCAACTTTTCTTTATCATCTTCAAACTTTAATTATGAGTTATCAGATGAGCTTAGAGTGCCTGTTAATGCATTATTAGGGGATGAGTTCAGTAACCCTGTTAAACCTGGGACTGCTGTTTATTTTGAGACGGATAACGGAGTAATTACCGGCTCTTCTGAAAATCATACCAATGATGATGGAGAGGCAAGTGTAAGTCTTAATCCCGCAGACTATGGAACAGGAACGGTAACAGCGACTACTGTTGATAAAGATAACACAGAAATACCGGCAACCATTGATTTCTTATTTACTACTTCGAAAGCTGACATAACCACTGATTTCAATGATACTGAGATTGTATTAGCTGCCGGTGATAATCAAACTGTTGATTTTACCGTTACCGATAAAAACGGAAACCCCATGGCTGCAGGTACCTCCGTCAATGTTACAAGCGAGACTAATGCATTATCCTTAAGCGGTAATACCTCCCAAACTATCGAAGATGCGCTAACGGGAGGTAACGGAATCACTGATTTTTCCTTTAATATTAATGCAAATCAAAGTTTTGATGGTAGTGCTAATGTAGTCATTAAAGTAACCTCTCCTACCGGTGTAATTACAAACAGAGCTTTAGTTGTAGCCACTACCGGTGGCGTTGTTGCAGGTGACCCCGAAGAACCTGCTTCGATGGAATTGATTAGCCTGAGTAATGAAACCATTAATATTGCAGAGTCAGGTGGAACAACGAATTCAACCTTTACTTTCCAAGTTCAGGATTCAGCAGGACGTGCATTAAATTCACAAAGTGCTGTTGACGTCCAATTCTCTATTTTATCTAACCCCGGTGGGGCGAGCATTACTCCTACAACTGTTACAACAGATGCTCAGGGAAGGGCCACTTCTAACCTAAATGCCGGAAATACGGCCGGTGTAGTACAAATTCAAGCGCAAGTGGTTGGCACGTCTATTATATCGAAGCCTGTTTCTGTAACCATTCATGGCGGATTTCCTGATGCCAATCATTTCACATTAGAACCTCTAACCGTAACTAACATAGAAGGTTTTGATAGAAATGGCGCTGCTATTACCTATAAGGTCAGAGCCGGTGATGAGTTCAGTAACCCTGTAAAACCCGGAACTGCGGTTTACTTTGAAACTACCGGAGGTGTCATTGATGGTTCGGGAAATGGGCATACTGATGAAACGGGCTATACCGAAGTCACTCTTTATGCCGGAAACCCTCGACCCGGCAACGGCCAGGGATTGGTAACTGCCAAAACTACCGATGCTGATGGAAATGAGATTTCTCAAACTTCCCCTTTCATCTTCTCAACCTCCAAAGCCAATATCACACCGGATATCACGGAGCTGGAATTAGGTCCTGATGAAAGTTTCGATATAGGTTATGAAGTTATCGACCTGAATGGTAATCCTATGCCGGCAGGTACTACAATAGAGGTTGTTACCGGTGGTAATGGTGGTGTTAATTTAACGGGAGTTACATCTTATACAATGCCCAATGAACTTACAGCAGGACAAGGTACAACCGAATTCAGCTTCACAGCTACCGCTGCAAGTAATTTCAGTAAATCTGAAACCATCTATATTACAGCTACTTCCCCATCCGGTACTGTTACTACAAACAGTGAGTTAACTATTTATGGAACAGGCGGTGGCGTTTCAGGAACACCAAGTGCTCCGGCTGCCATTGTTCTTGAAAACGTACAGAGAAATACTATTAACATTAAGGAAACCGGTGGTATTGTAAACTCATCTCTAACATTTCAGGTTCAGGATTCAGCGGGACGGCCATTAGATTTAGACGGCCCTGTTGATGTAGAGTTTGAAATCATTCAAGGTCCCGGTGGCGGTGAAGGTGTATTACCGGCTGTAGCAACCACTAACTCAACAGGCAGAGTAACAACTAACGTATTTAGTGGTAATACTGCCGGAGTTCTGCAAATTCAAGCAAGGATTGAACCTCCTTTTGCTCCATCAACTATTCGCTCAAATCCTGTTGCTATTACCATTCATGGTGGATTTCCTGACTTAGCGCACTTTAGTATTGCCCCTACTACCAAAAATATTGAAGGCTTCAATATTAATGGAACAACCACAACATTAGAAGTTATTGTAGGTGATAAGTTTAGCAATCCTGTAAAACCCGGAACCGCTGTTTACTTTGAAACTACAGGAGGTGTTATTGAAGGCTCAGCAGTAGATCATACCAATGAATTAGGAAGAGCTTCTGTAACGCTACAATCCGGTAATCCGAGAGGTCCGCTAAATGATGGTGACTTAACAGTTACTGCAAGAACAATAGATGAAAACAGCCAGTTTATTACTCAAACTGCCCCTCTTGTATTCTCTACTTCAGCAGCTAATATCAGTACACCGGATGCTATGCCTTTTGATACATTGGCTCCAGGTGGTGGTGCTACGTTTGATTATGTTGTACAAGACCTCAACGGCAACCCAATGCCTGCAGGTACCGAAATTCAAATTGATGGTGGCGATGGAATTGAAGTTACTGGTGATGCTAACTTTACGCTTGGCGACCATATTAATCCGGGGCCGGGTGCAACTCAATTCCAGTTCTCAATACGTGATACGGACGAAGACAGCAGTGCTCCCGCTGACATCACTCTACAGATAAGAGTAATTACTCCTTCTGGAAACGTAACTACCTTTAGTGGAATCTATGGCGTTAGAAGACTGGAGAATAATGGAGGAACTCCCGTTAACACTAATTAA